CGGCGGGGTGGTCCTTGAAGCCGCGCACGTGCTTCAGCGTTTCCTCGAGCTGCTGCTTCATTCCGCCCGTGTCGCGCGTGTAGTCGAAGTTGTCGTCGCCCTCCATGCCGGGCTGGCCATGCCGCATCCAGAGGCCCACGAGCACCTTCAGGCCATGTTTGTGCGCGGCGTCGAGCAGCAGTCGCGTCTCCGAGTTGATGCCCCACGTGCGCAGGGTGTTCACCCCCAGCGCCGCGAGCCGCGCGCAATCCGCGTCGTAGGCGGTGCTGTTGCTGCTGCCGCTGAAGCCGACGCCTCGGGCGATGTACGCCCGCCCGTCCACCTGCAACTGCCACTGGCCATCCTTCTGGAGGATGGCGGTCCGAGCCGAAGCTGCCGTGGGCAGCAGCACGAGCGCGCCGATGAGGAGCGCGCAGCCGAGGAAGGTGGAGCGGGCGGGGTGCATGGCGAGGCCTTTCTCAGCTAGCTGCAGTCCGCGGCATAGAAGTCAGCCCAGAAGCTCGTCGTCTGGGCGCAACCCTGGCGCGAGGCCGTCACGTCCAGGGTGAACCATCCCACCGAGGTGGCGGAGAGGTTCACGCCCGTGCCCGTGTTCCAGTGCAGGTTCGCGTAGTTGCTCGTCCACGTGTACAGCACCCCGCTTTCGGGGGAGTTGATGTGGTAGCGCCCGAAGGGGTGGCTCGACGGATAGCACACGCCGATGCCCTGCCGGATGGTCCGCACCAGGGGCGCGCAGGAGCACGTCCGCGTCTCGCCATCACACGTGACGGACGTGCTGGTGGAGGAGCAGCTCCCCACGGCGCTCGAGCACTGGAGTGTCGAGCCATTGCCGCAGTCGAGCGTCACGGTGCAGGCGCTGAAGGCCTCCACCTCGCCCCCCACGTCGGAGGACTCGAGCACCGGCGCGGGGCCCTCCTCGGAAAAGGGCTCCTCGGCGCCTCCGCAGGCGGTGACGAGCAGGACGGCGGATAGCAGCGACAGGTGGCGACGGAGTGAAGACATGAGGGCTCCTGGCGTGAGTGGGGTGGTGCTTCCCTGCAAAGCGAGATTTACGCAGAAAATCTGACAGGCAATCCAGTGGGGGCGGCCAGGCGGCGTGCGCGGCTCCACTTGTCCTGGCTTCGCTGGGTGTGACATGGGGCCTGCAGAACCCGAGGCTCCTTCCGTGCCTCCGCTCTTCGAGGCTCTGAATGGAATTTTCCGCGCTCGCGCTATCTCCCCCGCTGCTCCAGGTGTTGGAGGAGCTCGACTTCAAGACGGCCACGCCCATCCAGGCGCAGAGCATCCCGGTATTGCTCCAGGGCAAGGACCTGGTGGGCCAGGCGCAGACGGGAAGCGGCAAGACGGCGGCCTTCGCGCTGCCGCTGCTCCAGAAGGTCCACTTGCCGCACCGCCGGGTGCAGGCGCTGGTGCTGTGTCCCACGCGCGAGCTGTGCGCGCAGGTGGCGGGAGAAATCCGTCGGTTGGGGCGGCGGCTGCCGGGGCTCCAGGTGCTGGTGCTCGCGGGAGGGCAGCCCATCCGGCCGCAGTTGGACGCGCTGGAGAAGGGCGCGCACCTGGCGGTGGGGACGCCGGGCCGGGTGATGGACGTGTTGGACCGGGAGGCGCTGGAGACGCGGCAGCTCAACACCGTGGTGCTGGATGAGGCGGACCGGATGCTCGACATGGGCTTCCGCGAGGACATGGAGCGCATCCTCGGGGCCATGCCGCCCCGGCGGCAGACAGTGCTCTTCTCCGCCACCTTCCCGCCGGACATCGAGGCGCTGAGCCGCGACTTCCAGCGCTCGCCCACGCGGGTGACGGTGGAGGCCGCCAACGCGGGGCCCGACATCCAGCAGGTGCGCTACGACTGCAAGCCCGAGGAGAAGTCGGAGCTGCTCCTGCGCATCCTCCGTCACCACCAGCCCGCGTCCGCCATCGTCTTCTGCAACCTCAAGGCGACGGTGGTGGAGTTGAAGAAGTCGCTCTCCGCGGCGGGCGTCAGCGTGGACGGGCTCCAGGGGGATTTGGAGCAGTTCGAGCGCGACCGGGTGATGGCGAAGTTCCGCAACCAGAGCACGCGGGTGCTCATCGCCACGGACGTGGCGGGGCGGGGCATCGACGTGGAGGCGCTGGACGCGGTGGTGAACTTCGACCTGCCCATGCAGGCCGAGCCCTACGTGCACCGCATTGGCCGCACCGGCCGGGCGGGCCGCGCGGGTCTGGCCATCTCCATCGTCACGCCGCGCGACGGCCGCAAGGTGGACGACATCCAGTTGGCCACCGGCGTGAAGCTGGAGGCGGGCGACGTGGAGGCCCTGCCGTCCGCGGACCCGCGCAACGCGGTGTCGTTGGAGTCCAACTGGGACACGCTCTACATCTCCGCGGGCCGCAAGGACAAGCTGCGGCCCGGCGACGTCCTGGGCGCGCTCACGGGCGAGGCGGGCGGGCTCCAGTCCTCCGACGTGGGGAAGATTGAAATCCAGGACCGTGTGGCCTACGTGGCCGTGGCGCGGCGCGTGTCGCGCGTGGCCTTCCAGCGCTTGAGCGAGGGCCGCATCAAGGGTCGCCGCTACAAAATCGAGCGCGTGAAGTAGCGCGCGGCCTCACGCGGCGCCGCGCAGGGACATCTCCTCGCGGAAGGCCTGGATGACCTCCTCCTCCGTGGGCAGCTCACCGCTGCGCTTCTCCATCAGCTTGGAGAGGACGGCGATGTACGCCTCGCCGAACACCGTGGTGAGCGCGGTGGCGGTGGTGGCGGAGATGAGCGCGCCAATCGCCGTGCCCGGGCCGGGGATGAGCTTCAGCAGCCCGGACACGATGGACTGGCCGGTGAAGGTCGCGCCCAGGCCGGTGATGCTCGCGCCCACCAGCGTGGACAGGAAGGCCTCCGTCATGGGGAGGCCGAAGACGCTACTCACCCCCGCCAGCATTCCGACCTGCGTGGGGACGAGCAGGGCGGCGTCGGCGAAAGGGATGGGGACCGCTCCAATGAGTCCGGCGGCGGCCGCGGCGCTGGCGACGATGCCGTGCGCGCGCTTGCGCTTCTGGCCAATGCTCACGCGCTGGGCGGCGGCGAAGGCGTTGCGCTGGGCTTCGGGGACCAGCTCCATGGTGAGTTCGACCAGCTCCACCAGGCCCTTGGGTTGGAGCGTGTGGCCCTCGTCGTCCGTCTCCTGGAGCGCGCGCACGCGCATGACGTTGCGGGCCAGGGGAAGCAGCTTCTGCACCTCCGCGCGGAAGCCCTGGTCGCTGCGCGCCTTGGTGACCACGACGACCACCGGCATGTGGCGCGCGAGCATTTCCGCCGCCTTCATGTCGCCGTCCTCCACGCGGCGCGAGTCCTCGCTGATGCACAGCCAGGCGCAGTGCAGATGACGGGTGGCGTCGGCCTCCTTCGCGCGCGTGGCGACCAGCTCCTCCAGGAGCTTCAGCGTCTCCGTGAAGGCGCCCATCTCCAGGCCCCGGGTGTCGAGGATGCTGACGGGGATGCCGTCCTTCGTGTACTCGCGCGTCTCCTTCGTGACGGGGCGCCCCTGCCCGGTGTCCGCGATGCGGCCGTGGAACACCGCGTTGACGAGCGTGCTCTTGCCCACGCCGCTGCGCCCCGCGATGACGATGTTGACCCGGCCGCGCTTGCGGAAGGCCTCTTCGACCTGCTTCCGGATTTCGTCCGCCAGTTGGATGTCCATGGGCTGCCGCCGCCTCCGCCGGTGAGACCTCCCGCGTCGTGGGAGGCGTTGTCAGCGTAGCGGAAACACCCACGCGAGGCGGCCACGGACACACCAGGAAGGCCGCTCTCCAGACGAGGGCCGGACGGGCATCCGTGCGAGCGCGCGCTCATCCTCGCCGCGCTCGCATGCGCTCCTCGCACCTGGGCCCAGGGATGGCGCGGAGCACGCGGGCGCGCACTTCACGCACAAGGGCCCTCCGGCGTTCACGGGCAGGACGCGCTTCGGCGCGGGAGGCGCTGAGTCCACCTCCCGCCCGGCTACTTGCGCAGCAGCGTGCCTTCGAAGAAGAACGCCAGACATGCGGCCAGGATGAGCCACGTCCACAGCGGCACGGAGGGCTTGTCCGAGTCCCCCGTGGAGGCCTTCACCGTCTCCTCGCCAAAGTAGGCGGTGAGCGTGTCCATGGGCACGCGGCCCAGGTCGCTCTCGGACGGGTCGAGCACGGCGGCGAAGGAGAGGTCCGGCTGCACCTTCCCATCCGCGCCCAGCACCGAGTACACGCCCGGCTCCATCACGGGGCCCGCCACCAGCGAGCCATCCGGCTGCTCCTTCACCGTGACTTCGGCGCCGTCCGGCGCGCGCACCGCGGACACCTTCTGCGCGCCTTCGGGGCGGAGCGTCGCGCCTTCACCCACGCGAACACGGACCTCCTCGCGCTCGTCCAGCGAGCCGGTGAGGTACGCGGCGAAGCGCTGCATCAGCGGCAGGAAGGACGTGCGGATGGCGAAGTCGCTCCAGTCGCGGTCCACCGTGCTGGTGAGCATCGCCACGCGCCCCTTGCCCTTGCGCGCCACCGCCACCGCGGGCGCGCCGTCCTCGTACGTGGCCAGCACCTGACTGGCGCCAGCGGCCCCGGGGCCGTCCGCCGCCTCCAGCAGCATGTACTTGTAGAAGCGCGCGCCCACGAGCCCTTCCTCCGCCTGCCCCGTGAAGGGCGAGAAGAGGACGTGCTCCACGGACACCTGCGCCAGCCGCGCGCTCTTGGTGTCGGCGTCCGGGTCGTCGCGCTCGGCGCTGGTGCGCACCAGCCGCAGCGGACGCGGCAGCACCGCGCCCAGCCGCTGGTTGTACGTGTCCGGGTTCACCCGGTCGCCCATGCTGATGAAGAGGCCGCCGCCGTTCTCCACGAAGGCCGCCAGCTTCTGCGCTTCTTCCGCGCTGGGCGCGGGCACGTTGAGCAGCAGCACCAGGTCGTAGGTGGCGAAGTCCTCGCGCAGGCCCACCTCCGCGTCGCGCGTGGCCACCTCCACCGGTGAGCCCGGCGCGGTGAGGGCCGCGTCCACGAAGAAGGCCTCGTCCCGGTAGCGCGTCGCGTGGGGCGAGCCATTCACCACCAGCGCCTTCAGCGCGCGCGGCACCGGCAGCACGAACGAGCGCCGGTCATCCTCCACCAACGCGTCTGGCGCCAGCGTCACCTGTCCCAGCACCGTGCCGCCCTGCGGGAAGCGCACCGTGAGCGCCTTCTGCGTCGTGCCGCCGGGCGGAATGTCCACGAAGCCCTTGGCCAGCGTGGACTCGCCCACGCGCACCGCGGCCTCCAGGTCTTTCACCGGCTCGGTGCCGAAGTTGCGCACCGTGAAGGTGAACTGGAACGTGCGCGGGCCGGCCTGGAGCGCGGGCTCCACCTTGAGGTCGACGATGGCGCGGTTGCCCAGCACGTCCTTGCCCTCGGCCGCGTCGCGGAGCACCACCTCCGGCTTCACCGGCGCGCCCGTGAGGCCCTTCACCGTGGGCGGCGGCGCCTCCAGCCGGAAGGCCGAGGACGTCATGTCGGAGACCAGCACCAGCCGCTTGGCTGGCATCGGATTCTCCTCCAGCGCGCGCGCCGCCATGTCCAGGCAGCGTGACAGGTCCGCCGTGCCATAGGTGGCGCGGGCCTCGTCCACCATGGAGCGCAGGCGGCCCCGGTCGAAGCCGGGCGGCGGGGGCGCGACGGGGCTCTGCGTGCAGACGAGCACCGTGGCGGGCTCCTCCGGCAGCAAATCTTTCAGCGCGTCACGGGCCTCGTCGCGGGCGCGCTCGAAGTTGGACGTGCCATCCGACCAACGCATGGACAGGGACGCGTCCAGGATGACGGCGGTGGCCGCGGGGCCCTTCACCACCTGCGCGGCGGCGGCGTCACGGGACAGCTCGGGACGGGCCAGCGCGATGGGGATGGCCAGCAGGATGAGCGTGCGCAGCGCGTACAGCAGCAGGCGCTTGAGCTTGAGGCGGCTGGCGGTGCGCTTCTGGCTGCGCATCACGAAGGCCAACGGCCCGAAGGGGTGCGGCCGGGGACGGCGCCGGTCGAACAGGTGCACCAGCAAGGGGATGAAGGCGCCCAGCGCGCCCAGCAGCATCCACGGATTGCCGAAGGTCACCGGCGCCTCCCGCGCCGCGACAGGTACCGCAGCAGCACGTCATCCAACTTGTCGTCCGTGCGCACCAGGTCGTAGTCCACGTCCGCCTCGGCGCACGCGGCCTTCACGTTCGCCAGGAAGGCGTTGAACTCCTCCAGGTAGCTCTCCTTGATTTCGCGCGGGTTCACCTCGACGCGGCCCTGACCCTCCATGTCGAGGAAGAGCGTGGGGTCGTCGAAGGGGAACGTCAGCTCCGCGGGGTCCACCAGGTGGAACACGGACACGTCGTTCTTCCGCTGCCGCAGCGCGAGGATGCGGCGCAGCGCGTCCTGGTTCTCGTCCAGCAGGTCCGACAGGACGATGACGCTGGAGCGCCGGGGCAGCACCTCCGCCAGGTGGTCCGCCGCGCTGCCCAGGTCCGTGGCGCCGGTGGGCTGGGTGTGCTCCAGCGTGTCCAGCAGCACGTTGAGGTGACCGGCCGACGCGCGCGGCGGCACGTCCTTCCACTTGCCGCCCGCCATCAGCGCCAGGCCCGCCGCGTCCTGCTGGCGCACCAGCAGGTAGCACAGCGCGCCGGCCAGCGTGGTGGCCACGTCCAGCTTGCTAAGCGCGCCGCTGCGGTAGCCCATGGAGGCGGAGGCATCCACCACCATCACCGCGCGCAGGTTCGTCTCGTGCTCGAAGCGCTTGACGTAGTACTTGTCGAACTTGCCGTAGGCCTTCCAGTCCAGGTGGCGGAGCTCGTCGCCGGGGGCGTACTCCTTGTGCTCCGCGAACTCCACGCTCTGCCCCTGATGGGGGCTCTTGTGGAGGCCGGACAGCACGCCCTCCATCACCGCGCGGGCGCGCAGCTTCACTCCCTGGAGGCGGGCCAGTGTCTGGGCGTCGAGCAGCATGCGCGGGCGTTAGCCCTTCACCACCGTGAGGAGCTGGTCGATGAGCTTCACGGAGGTGATGCCCTCGCTCTCCGCGGTGAAGTTGGGCAGCACGCGGTGGCGGAGGACGGGGCGGGCCAGGGCGCGCACGTCCTCGACGGTGGCCACGAAGCGGCCGTGCAGGATGGCGCGCGCCTTCGCGGCCACCACCAGGTACTGGCTGGCGCGAGGGCCCGCGCCCCAGGACGCGTTCTTCGCGATGAACTCCGGCGCGCCCGGCTCCTTGGGACGGGTGTGGCGCACCAGCTCCACCGCGTAGCGCACCACGTGGTCGGGCACCGGCACGCGGCGCACCAGCTCCTGGAGCGCGAGGATGCGCTCGGGGGACAGAATCTTCTCCAGCTTCGGCTGCGGACCGCCGGTGGTGCTCTTGACGATCTGCACCTCTTCCTCGGCGGTGGGGTAGCCCACGTCCACCAGGAACATGAAGCGGTCGAGCTGGGCCTCGGGCAGCGGATAGGTGCCCTCCTGCTCGATGGGGTTCTGTGTGGCGAAGACGAGGAAGGGCAGCTCCAGCGGGTACGTGCGGCCACCGGCGGTGACGCGGTACTCCTGCATGGCCTGGAGCAGCGCGGCCTGCGTCTTCGGCGGCGTGCGGTTCACCTCGTCCGCGAGGATGATGTTCGCGAACAGCGGACCCTGGAGGAAGCGGAAGGTGCGCCGGCCGGTGGTGCGGTCCTCTTCCAGGATGTCCGTGCCGGTGATGTCCGACGGCATCAGGTCCGGCGTGAACTGGATGCGGTTGAAGGACAGGTTGAGGACGTCCGCCAGCGTGGAGATGAGCAGCGTCTTGGCGAGGCCCGGCACGCCCACGAAGAGGCAGTGGCCGCGGCTGAAGAGGGAGATGAGCAGGTGCTCCACCACCTCGCGCTGGCCAACGACGCGCTTTTCAATCTGGGCGACGATTTCGTTGCGGGCCTGGGCGAGCTCCTCGACGGCACGGAGGTCGTCGCTCGAGGCGTCGGGCACGGGCAGAGAGTCGGGGGCGGCGCTTTCCATGGAAGGGTTCTCTTAATTCGTGGGCGGCGCTGGGACCAAAGGATTCCGCCACCCTTGCGCCCGGGCGTGCGCTGCCAACCGTTCGGGGGGTGACCTATTCCGCTGCCACACACCCCGGTACGCTGGGGCACATGTGCGGGCTGATCGGCTGCATGCCCCCCGGCCATGTGACAGTGCCCCCGGGCTAGGGGGGAATGCCGGGGGCTGGACACGCTGCTTAGGTTCCCAGGGCCTCGC
This genomic window from Myxococcus hansupus contains:
- a CDS encoding BatA domain-containing protein, whose translation is MTFGNPWMLLGALGAFIPLLVHLFDRRRPRPHPFGPLAFVMRSQKRTASRLKLKRLLLYALRTLILLAIPIALARPELSRDAAAAQVVKGPAATAVILDASLSMRWSDGTSNFERARDEARDALKDLLPEEPATVLVCTQSPVAPPPPGFDRGRLRSMVDEARATYGTADLSRCLDMAARALEENPMPAKRLVLVSDMTSSAFRLEAPPPTVKGLTGAPVKPEVVLRDAAEGKDVLGNRAIVDLKVEPALQAGPRTFQFTFTVRNFGTEPVKDLEAAVRVGESTLAKGFVDIPPGGTTQKALTVRFPQGGTVLGQVTLAPDALVEDDRRSFVLPVPRALKALVVNGSPHATRYRDEAFFVDAALTAPGSPVEVATRDAEVGLREDFATYDLVLLLNVPAPSAEEAQKLAAFVENGGGLFISMGDRVNPDTYNQRLGAVLPRPLRLVRTSAERDDPDADTKSARLAQVSVEHVLFSPFTGQAEEGLVGARFYKYMLLEAADGPGAAGASQVLATYEDGAPAVAVARKGKGRVAMLTSTVDRDWSDFAIRTSFLPLMQRFAAYLTGSLDEREEVRVRVGEGATLRPEGAQKVSAVRAPDGAEVTVKEQPDGSLVAGPVMEPGVYSVLGADGKVQPDLSFAAVLDPSESDLGRVPMDTLTAYFGEETVKASTGDSDKPSVPLWTWLILAACLAFFFEGTLLRK
- the dbpA gene encoding ATP-dependent RNA helicase DbpA, encoding MEFSALALSPPLLQVLEELDFKTATPIQAQSIPVLLQGKDLVGQAQTGSGKTAAFALPLLQKVHLPHRRVQALVLCPTRELCAQVAGEIRRLGRRLPGLQVLVLAGGQPIRPQLDALEKGAHLAVGTPGRVMDVLDREALETRQLNTVVLDEADRMLDMGFREDMERILGAMPPRRQTVLFSATFPPDIEALSRDFQRSPTRVTVEAANAGPDIQQVRYDCKPEEKSELLLRILRHHQPASAIVFCNLKATVVELKKSLSAAGVSVDGLQGDLEQFERDRVMAKFRNQSTRVLIATDVAGRGIDVEALDAVVNFDLPMQAEPYVHRIGRTGRAGRAGLAISIVTPRDGRKVDDIQLATGVKLEAGDVEALPSADPRNAVSLESNWDTLYISAGRKDKLRPGDVLGALTGEAGGLQSSDVGKIEIQDRVAYVAVARRVSRVAFQRLSEGRIKGRRYKIERVK
- a CDS encoding YcjF family protein, giving the protein MDIQLADEIRKQVEEAFRKRGRVNIVIAGRSGVGKSTLVNAVFHGRIADTGQGRPVTKETREYTKDGIPVSILDTRGLEMGAFTETLKLLEELVATRAKEADATRHLHCAWLCISEDSRRVEDGDMKAAEMLARHMPVVVVVTKARSDQGFRAEVQKLLPLARNVMRVRALQETDDEGHTLQPKGLVELVELTMELVPEAQRNAFAAAQRVSIGQKRKRAHGIVASAAAAAGLIGAVPIPFADAALLVPTQVGMLAGVSSVFGLPMTEAFLSTLVGASITGLGATFTGQSIVSGLLKLIPGPGTAIGALISATTATALTTVFGEAYIAVLSKLMEKRSGELPTEEEVIQAFREEMSLRGAA
- a CDS encoding AAA family ATPase; the protein is MESAAPDSLPVPDASSDDLRAVEELAQARNEIVAQIEKRVVGQREVVEHLLISLFSRGHCLFVGVPGLAKTLLISTLADVLNLSFNRIQFTPDLMPSDITGTDILEEDRTTGRRTFRFLQGPLFANIILADEVNRTPPKTQAALLQAMQEYRVTAGGRTYPLELPFLVFATQNPIEQEGTYPLPEAQLDRFMFLVDVGYPTAEEEVQIVKSTTGGPQPKLEKILSPERILALQELVRRVPVPDHVVRYAVELVRHTRPKEPGAPEFIAKNASWGAGPRASQYLVVAAKARAILHGRFVATVEDVRALARPVLRHRVLPNFTAESEGITSVKLIDQLLTVVKG
- a CDS encoding DUF58 domain-containing protein; the protein is MLLDAQTLARLQGVKLRARAVMEGVLSGLHKSPHQGQSVEFAEHKEYAPGDELRHLDWKAYGKFDKYYVKRFEHETNLRAVMVVDASASMGYRSGALSKLDVATTLAGALCYLLVRQQDAAGLALMAGGKWKDVPPRASAGHLNVLLDTLEHTQPTGATDLGSAADHLAEVLPRRSSVIVLSDLLDENQDALRRILALRQRKNDVSVFHLVDPAELTFPFDDPTLFLDMEGQGRVEVNPREIKESYLEEFNAFLANVKAACAEADVDYDLVRTDDKLDDVLLRYLSRRGRRR